In bacterium, a genomic segment contains:
- a CDS encoding prepilin-type N-terminal cleavage/methylation domain-containing protein: MKIHRRSEAGFTALEVLVAAVLLAIGLVVSAQLMVVAMSQGHLAKQGSDASTLAAQTIEQYRDANYAGITGGTFYTYPTVGSDAYTVRADVVRNDPQTNMTRVKVTVTWNSGVQSYVSETILSNLQ, from the coding sequence GTGAAGATCCACCGGCGGTCCGAAGCGGGGTTCACGGCGCTCGAGGTGCTGGTCGCCGCGGTCCTCCTCGCCATCGGATTGGTGGTCTCCGCCCAGCTCATGGTGGTGGCGATGAGCCAGGGTCACCTCGCCAAGCAAGGGAGCGACGCGAGCACGCTGGCGGCACAGACGATCGAACAGTACCGCGACGCGAACTACGCCGGCATCACGGGGGGCACGTTCTACACGTATCCCACCGTGGGCTCCGACGCCTATACGGTCAGGGCGGACGTGGTGAGGAACGATCCCCAGACGAACATGACGCGGGTGAAGGTCACGGTCACTTGGAACAGCGGGGTTCAAAGTTATGTCAGCGAGACGATCCTCAGCAACCTTCAGTAA